The Comamonas sp. GB3 AK4-5 genome includes a region encoding these proteins:
- a CDS encoding tripartite tricarboxylate transporter substrate binding protein, which produces MQALQRRQFLNQALAATGALLAPTAFAQNERYPDRAITLLCPWPAGGSTDVTLRAFAESASRHLGQSIVIVNRPGAGGTLGATAMPSTKADGYTITQLPPATFRLPQMQKTAWDPLQDFSYVVGLTGYTMGLVVRHDAPWKTIQEFVEDARKRPGQISYGSTGLATSPHMVVAELALKQKIDLLHIPHKGSADLANSLMGGHIMAASDSSGWAPHVASGRMRLLAVYGTKRAKRFPDAPTLTEAGYGIVSEARYGIVGPKGLDAQVSQRLHDAFKATLDDPKVLQVLEKLDQPVLYMSGAQYQRYASEEVARDREIVKRLNLTLEG; this is translated from the coding sequence ATGCAAGCTTTGCAACGCCGCCAATTTCTGAACCAGGCGCTGGCCGCTACGGGTGCGCTGCTGGCGCCCACAGCGTTCGCCCAGAACGAGCGCTATCCGGACCGCGCCATCACCTTGCTGTGCCCTTGGCCGGCAGGCGGCTCCACCGACGTGACGCTGCGCGCCTTTGCCGAAAGCGCATCGCGCCATCTGGGCCAGAGCATTGTCATCGTCAACCGCCCCGGTGCAGGGGGCACGCTGGGTGCCACCGCCATGCCCAGCACCAAGGCGGATGGCTACACCATCACCCAGCTGCCGCCGGCCACCTTCCGCCTGCCGCAAATGCAGAAGACGGCATGGGACCCGCTGCAGGACTTCAGCTATGTGGTGGGCCTCACGGGCTACACCATGGGTCTGGTGGTGCGCCATGACGCACCGTGGAAAACCATACAGGAATTTGTCGAAGACGCCCGCAAGCGCCCCGGCCAGATCAGCTATGGCTCCACCGGCCTGGCCACCTCGCCCCACATGGTGGTGGCCGAGCTGGCACTCAAGCAGAAGATCGATTTGCTGCATATCCCGCACAAGGGCTCGGCCGATCTGGCCAACTCCCTGATGGGGGGGCACATCATGGCCGCATCGGATTCCAGTGGCTGGGCGCCCCATGTGGCATCGGGCCGCATGCGCCTGCTGGCGGTGTATGGCACCAAGCGTGCCAAGCGCTTCCCGGATGCGCCCACGCTGACGGAAGCCGGCTACGGCATCGTCTCGGAAGCCCGCTACGGCATCGTCGGTCCCAAGGGGCTGGACGCCCAGGTCAGCCAGCGCTTGCACGATGCCTTCAAGGCCACGCTGGACGACCCCAAGGTGCTGCAGGTGCTGGAAAAACTCGACCAACCCGTGCTGTACATGAGCGGTGCGCAGTACCAGCGCTACGCCAGCGAAGAGGTGGCCCGCGACCGTGAAATCGTCAAGCGCCTGAACCTGACGCTGGAAGGCTGA
- a CDS encoding M81 family metallopeptidase, protein MSSKKHLFHTPQPHHAPRRRVGLLGVVHETNTFESGSTRYAAFAQPADREPLMQGDALWAMRGTRSVMGGMLEVLEPQLPTGLLELVPLYRASAAPSAMVESGAWQRIQSEVLQAVAQAGPLDGLLIEFHGAMVAEGERDCEGALLAALRACLGPQCVLVATLDFHANVSAAMVEHADVLVPYRTYPHIDMFETGQRAARRMLARLMADAPGCHAWAQAAFLIPLAGQYTGDGAMGAFMQDCVIAARRHAVDVAFCGGFVLADTPDTGPSLVVYAPEGKQDVAQQALRSLMERLQSYRSALAPALWAPSEAVARLRPQERSILADVADNPGAGCAADNLATLCALHDAAIPRSLVATLNLPHWASQAHAVGVGAEIAVDLPGRDLPVVMRVLALGDGHYRCSGAMWLGREVRQGPTARLRWGAVELIVASLPVQALDPGALMCTGVSADDYQVLSLKSSVHFRAAFGPWAQTILNVDAFRQPGDPAPERIYQQLRSGVAVLS, encoded by the coding sequence ATGAGTTCAAAGAAACATCTGTTTCACACGCCACAGCCTCACCATGCCCCACGCCGCCGCGTTGGGCTGCTGGGGGTGGTGCATGAAACCAATACCTTCGAATCCGGCAGCACCCGCTATGCCGCGTTTGCCCAGCCCGCAGACCGCGAGCCCTTGATGCAGGGCGATGCGCTGTGGGCCATGCGCGGCACGCGCAGCGTCATGGGCGGCATGCTGGAGGTGCTGGAGCCGCAGCTGCCTACGGGTTTGCTGGAGCTGGTGCCCCTGTACCGGGCTTCGGCCGCACCTTCGGCCATGGTGGAGTCTGGGGCCTGGCAGCGCATCCAGTCCGAGGTGCTGCAGGCCGTGGCACAGGCCGGGCCGCTGGATGGCTTGCTGATCGAATTTCACGGTGCCATGGTGGCCGAGGGTGAACGCGATTGCGAAGGCGCCTTGTTGGCCGCGCTGCGAGCCTGCCTGGGCCCGCAATGTGTGCTGGTGGCCACCCTGGACTTTCACGCCAATGTGAGCGCGGCCATGGTGGAGCATGCCGATGTGCTGGTGCCCTACCGCACCTACCCGCATATCGACATGTTCGAAACCGGCCAGCGCGCGGCACGCCGCATGCTGGCGCGGCTGATGGCCGATGCCCCCGGCTGCCATGCCTGGGCCCAGGCCGCATTTCTGATTCCGCTGGCGGGGCAGTACACGGGGGACGGTGCCATGGGCGCCTTTATGCAGGACTGCGTCATAGCGGCCCGGCGCCATGCCGTGGACGTGGCGTTCTGCGGCGGCTTTGTGCTGGCGGATACGCCCGACACCGGCCCTTCGCTGGTGGTCTATGCCCCGGAGGGGAAGCAGGATGTGGCGCAGCAGGCGCTGCGCAGCCTGATGGAGCGGCTGCAGTCCTATCGCAGCGCACTGGCGCCTGCGCTGTGGGCCCCCAGCGAGGCCGTGGCCCGCTTGCGGCCCCAGGAGCGCAGCATTTTGGCGGATGTGGCCGACAACCCGGGTGCGGGTTGCGCGGCCGACAACCTGGCCACGCTGTGCGCCCTGCATGACGCCGCCATTCCCCGCAGTCTGGTGGCGACGCTGAATCTGCCGCATTGGGCCAGCCAGGCGCATGCCGTGGGCGTGGGCGCGGAGATCGCCGTGGACCTGCCGGGCCGTGACCTGCCCGTGGTCATGCGGGTGTTGGCGCTGGGCGATGGCCACTACCGCTGCAGCGGTGCCATGTGGCTGGGCCGGGAAGTGCGCCAAGGTCCCACGGCCAGGCTGCGCTGGGGGGCGGTGGAGCTCATCGTGGCCAGCCTGCCGGTGCAGGCGCTGGACCCCGGGGCGCTGATGTGCACCGGAGTCTCGGCCGACGACTACCAGGTGCTGTCGCTCAAGAGCAGCGTGCACTTTCGGGCTGCCTTTGGTCCATGGGCCCAGACCATCTTGAACGTGGATGCCTTTCGGCAACCGGGTGATCCGGCGCCAGAGCGCATCTACCAACAGCTGCGCAGCGGTGTCGCAGTTCTTTCCTGA
- a CDS encoding MurR/RpiR family transcriptional regulator, with translation MDLMHHIAEKLPTLGAAEQRLAEFVRANPHSVAFVSARTLAAQAGVSPATVVRFFPRLGYASYAEAQQQLQTTLAGQYEAPGQRLTGDGAPRGALSVAQQALEQDMRNLQAMTPLLQSPGFAQLLTWLSTCQGRVAVVGGRYSRGPAQLLANQLAVALPTELVDPEQSASERLQDYGENDLVLCLSVRRYLRSTLEIARWLRTRGVPVVAFTDDALAPIALHCDLPLVLPTQGAALFDSYTAFTALGNALVGELSLSRRTTVTARAQAREQLDAQLGLYPGKPRS, from the coding sequence ATGGATTTGATGCACCACATCGCCGAAAAACTGCCCACCCTCGGTGCGGCCGAACAGCGCCTGGCAGAGTTTGTCCGCGCCAATCCCCACAGCGTGGCGTTTGTGTCGGCCCGTACCCTGGCCGCGCAGGCCGGTGTCAGTCCTGCCACCGTGGTGCGTTTTTTTCCACGCCTGGGCTATGCCTCCTATGCCGAGGCCCAGCAACAGCTGCAAACCACGCTGGCCGGGCAATACGAGGCACCGGGCCAGCGCCTGACGGGCGATGGAGCCCCACGGGGGGCCTTGTCCGTTGCCCAGCAAGCGCTGGAGCAGGACATGCGCAACCTTCAGGCCATGACGCCCTTGCTGCAGTCGCCCGGCTTTGCCCAGTTGCTGACCTGGCTGAGTACCTGCCAGGGCCGGGTGGCCGTGGTGGGAGGGCGTTACAGCCGTGGCCCGGCCCAGCTACTGGCCAACCAGCTGGCCGTGGCCCTGCCCACGGAGCTGGTCGACCCCGAGCAAAGCGCCTCCGAGCGCCTGCAGGACTATGGTGAAAACGATCTGGTGCTGTGTCTGTCCGTGCGCCGCTATTTGCGCAGCACGCTGGAGATTGCACGCTGGCTGCGCACCCGGGGCGTACCCGTGGTGGCCTTCACCGACGATGCCCTGGCCCCGATCGCGCTGCACTGCGATCTGCCCCTGGTGCTGCCCACGCAAGGTGCGGCGCTGTTTGACTCCTACACCGCCTTCACCGCCCTGGGCAATGCCCTGGTGGGGGAGCTGAGCCTGTCGCGCCGCACCACGGTGACGGCACGTGCCCAGGCCCGCGAGCAGCTGGATGCCCAGCTGGGCCTGTACCCCGGCAAGCCCCGCAGCTGA